Genomic window (Pseudovibrio brasiliensis):
AAGGCATGCGTGTGCGTGCTCTTGGCGGCGTTGGCAACGCGATGAAAACCATTGGCGCAGTTCCAACCACTGTGACGGCTTCTGAAGCGTACCAGGCAATCGATTCTGGCACTGTTCAGGCCGTCGCTTTTGCTCCACACGCGCATCTGGCATTCAAAACCATTGAAGCTGGCAGCTGGTGGACCAACAACCTGAACCCAGGCACCGTGAGCTGCCCGGTTGTTGTCAGCACTGACGCTTACGACATGCTCTCACCAGAGTTCCAGAAAGCACTTGACGAAAGCGTTGCACCAGCTGTTCAGCATTACTTGGACACCTACGCAAAGGTCTACGACAAGTTCTACCCAGCGTTGGAAGCAAACGGTGTAAAGCAGATCTCCTTCTCTGAGGAAGAGCTTGAAGGCTTCAAGGCTGTTGCTGGTAAGCCAATCTGGGACAAGTGGGTTGAAGACATGTCTGCAAAGGGTCTCCCAGCAGCTGAACTGCTCACACTTGTACAGAACACAATCGCTGGCAAGTAATTGCTTTTGCAAAGGCGCATCTCATTCAGATGCGCCTTTCTTTATTCCGATAGGCATCGCTTGTCGGAGGTTTGCTTAAGAGCCTGCTCAAACGTACAGCTTCAGAGCAGGGCGCAACATTTCTCTTAAAATCGGGCTGATAACATGTCCAAATCAAACGGCCCCGCATATCCAGCATCGGATATGGCCTATCTCCGCTTTAATGGTGCGTTGGGAAAAATTGAGAACCTGTTCAATCTCATTGCCGCTACATCTATCCTCATCTTGATGTTGCTGGCTGTTGCGCAGGTCGTTGGACGTAACCTGTTCAACCAACCCGTGCCCGGTTTTATTGATATTACAGAACAAGCCATGGCCGTATTCGCGTTCATGGGCATTGCTTACTGCCAGCGCGTTGGTGGTCACATCCGTATGGAACTGGTGATCGGCGTGTTCAAAGGCCGTGCCCAATGGGTTGCTGAGTTCCTTGGCGTTTTTGCAATTCTGCTTGTGATTTCCGTGCTGATTTATGGCTCGTACCTGCACTTTGATCGTGCATGGACCTTTGGTGACAGCACGATGGATATCTCCATTCCAACATGGCCGTCCAAATTTGTTGTACCGCTTGCATTGTCCTTGCTCTGGCTTCGTCTCTTCCTCCAGTTGTTCGGTTACAGCCGTCTGATCATCAACCCATCTGCATCCGTTCTGGATCTGCCGCATGTGATGGACGCTGCACAGCACGCAAAAGCTGAAATCGAAGAGACCTTCCATTCTGCTGAAAATGGAGAAGAGGGCCCTGAAGTGAGAACACCTGCCCATGGAGGTGCGTCATGACTCCGTTTGATATCGGCCTCATCATGACTGGAGTGCTCCTGCTCCTCGTCATCATCGGCGTTCGCGTTGCCTTCGCCGCTGCATTCGTCGGCATTGTTGGCATGATTGCGATCTTCTCTATGCGTCTCGGCTTTGAACGAGGTGTGATGACTGCGGCCAAAATGGCCGGCACGATCCCACATTCCAAGTCAGTCACCTACGCATTGTCCGTGCTGCCAACCTTCATCCTAATCGGTTTTCTTGCCTATTATGCGGGCCTAACGAAGCACCTGTTCGAGGTATCCAAACGCTGGCTCGGCTGGTTGCCGGGTGGCATGGCGATCGGCACAGTTTTCGCGACCGCAGGTTTCGCCGCTGTATCTGGTGCCTCAACAGCAACGTCTGCCGTGTTCGCCCGGGTTGCGATTCCGGAGATGTTGGCGGCTGGCTACTCCAAACGCCTCTCAGCTGCTGTTGTTGCAGCAGGTGGCACACTGGCTTCCCTCATTCCACCAAGCGCAATTCTTGTGATCTACGCCATTTTGGTGGAAGAGAGTGTCGGCAAGCTTCTTATGGCTGGCTTCTTGCCGGGTGTTGTTTCCGTCCTTATCTACGCCGCGATCATCTACGTCATCGCTGCTTGGCAAGGCGGTGCTCCAGCCATTGGTGGTTACAGTTGGAAAGAGCGTTTTGAATCCGTACCGGGAACCTTCCCGATCATCGGTGTGATCCTCATTATCTTCTGCAGCCTCTACTTCGGATTTGCCACGCCAACAGAAGCTGGTGCTTGTGGCGCTTTTGTCGTGTTACTGACAGCCTTC
Coding sequences:
- a CDS encoding C4-dicarboxylate TRAP transporter substrate-binding protein, producing MKNLKVATAALAATMGSAFVGEALAADVTWNVSLWGKRRAFTEHVEKLSEEVAARTNGKFEIKLHYGGALSKSRENLDGISIGAFEMAQFCASYHADKNPTLTTTDLPFLGVPDLETQVKVDFALYNHPAVQKDLGRWNAKLLMPSPMPQYNLLGKGDAPAKLADFEGMRVRALGGVGNAMKTIGAVPTTVTASEAYQAIDSGTVQAVAFAPHAHLAFKTIEAGSWWTNNLNPGTVSCPVVVSTDAYDMLSPEFQKALDESVAPAVQHYLDTYAKVYDKFYPALEANGVKQISFSEEELEGFKAVAGKPIWDKWVEDMSAKGLPAAELLTLVQNTIAGK
- a CDS encoding TRAP transporter large permease, which translates into the protein MTPFDIGLIMTGVLLLLVIIGVRVAFAAAFVGIVGMIAIFSMRLGFERGVMTAAKMAGTIPHSKSVTYALSVLPTFILIGFLAYYAGLTKHLFEVSKRWLGWLPGGMAIGTVFATAGFAAVSGASTATSAVFARVAIPEMLAAGYSKRLSAAVVAAGGTLASLIPPSAILVIYAILVEESVGKLLMAGFLPGVVSVLIYAAIIYVIAAWQGGAPAIGGYSWKERFESVPGTFPIIGVILIIFCSLYFGFATPTEAGACGAFVVLLTAFYKGMRTKQLFLALHETAKLTVMIFTLIWGVLVYVRFLGFAGLPDAFREFIVSLDYPPMMIIVCILLGYAVLGMFMDAIGMLVLTLPVVFPAIMALNGGLDVSAAESTLGMSGAACAIWFGIIVVKMAELCLITPPIGLNCFVVSGVRPDIPVQEVFRGATPFFVADVLTVAVLVAFPAIITFLPSLM
- a CDS encoding TRAP transporter small permease subunit, whose protein sequence is MSKSNGPAYPASDMAYLRFNGALGKIENLFNLIAATSILILMLLAVAQVVGRNLFNQPVPGFIDITEQAMAVFAFMGIAYCQRVGGHIRMELVIGVFKGRAQWVAEFLGVFAILLVISVLIYGSYLHFDRAWTFGDSTMDISIPTWPSKFVVPLALSLLWLRLFLQLFGYSRLIINPSASVLDLPHVMDAAQHAKAEIEETFHSAENGEEGPEVRTPAHGGAS